Proteins found in one Triticum urartu cultivar G1812 chromosome 4, Tu2.1, whole genome shotgun sequence genomic segment:
- the LOC125553396 gene encoding uncharacterized protein LOC125553396: MGIGMEPRGVAACGTVAFSWEQEPGVSKESPAVEARKPSGGRSTTHDSAKEAEARTHQLRVPPPPGGPGAPSLSPPARSRSSKRGVRPEEDPFLAAYVACTASGRKTGRGHNEAQKMLGWAGLRFALGLGLSCKTSCGVAEESVVRLAKKP, translated from the coding sequence ATGGGTATAGGCATGGAGCCCAGAGGAGTCGCGGCGTGCGGGACGGTGGCCTTCTCCTGGGAGCAGGAGCCGGGGGTGTCCAAGGAGAGCCCGGCGGTCGAGGCGAGGAAGCCCTCCGGCGGAAGGAGTACTACGCATGACAGCGCCAAGGAGGCGGAGGCGCGGACGCACCAGCTGCGCGTGCCGCCTCCGCCGGGAGGTCCCGGAGCGCCGTCCCTGTCGCCGCCGGCGAGGAGCAGGTCCAGCAAACGCGGCGTCCGGCCGGAGGAGGACCCGTTCCTCGCGGCCTACGTCGCCTGCACGGCCAGCGGCAGGAAGACCGGCCGGGGCCACAACGAGGCCCAGAAGATGCTCGGGTGGGCCGGGCTTAGGTTTGCTCTTGGGCTCGGCCTCTCTTGCAAGACCTCTTGTGGTGTTGCAGAGGAGAGCGTCGTCAGACTGGCTAAAAAACCCTGA
- the LOC125553395 gene encoding uncharacterized protein LOC125553395, whose translation MAAGRRLSELLQEQQEPFLVEAAKIRRPRRGRGGGGGGSCCPVAACQRLLRLCNHGFKKRSGGISGPRSALSKVLCGKAVRSVLRWENLGGGCFTGVGDREFRRLRRSAAYSGECDACAMEFDDDDGYERQGGARWKTDMEIDSSRQLSPVSVLELHSDDDSPVHPRWEEDEKPSTSGSSPSAPSSDFHGPTSPCFTYNVHDGKALAMETTEEEDEETAGNRGGGGGGKCVEEQISSWERIAGDIYKIPGMVELDLSESGQQWRGLLPEVREIGARIETLIFEEIRRETVCDMLASHSTFSPTSR comes from the exons ATGGCCGCCGGGAGGAGGCTGTCGGAGCTGCTCCAGGAGCAGCAGGAGCCGTTCCTCGTCGAGGCcgccaagattcggaggccgcgGCGCGGCCGTGGCGGGGGAGGAGGAGGGTCTTGCTGCCCCGTGGCCGCGTGCCAGCGGCTGCTCAGGCTCTGCAACCACGGCTTCAAGAAGAGGAGCGGCGGCATTAGCGGCCCGAGGTCCGCGCTAAGCAAGGTGCTGTGCGGCAAGGCCGTGAGGAGTgtgttgcgctgggaaaatctTGGCGGCGGGTGCTTCACCGGCGTCGGCGACCGCGAGTTCCGCCGGCTGCGGCGGTCCGCCGCCTACAGCGGCGAATGCGATGCCTGTGCCATGGAGTTTGACGACGACGACGGGTATGAGCGGCAGGGAGGAGCGAGGTGGAAGACGGACATGGAGATCGACTCGTCGCGGCAGCTCAGCCCGGTCTCCGTCCTGGAGCTGCACTCCGACGACGACTCTCCGGTGCATCCTCGTT GGGAGGAGGACGAGAAGCCATCAACCTCCGGGAGCTCACCCTCAGCTCCATCCTCAGACTTCCACGGCCCCACCTCGCCGTGCTTCACCTACAACGTCCACGACGGCAAGGCTCTTGCAATGGAAACGACGGAGGAAGAGGACGAGGAGACGGCCGGCaaccgcggcggcggcggcggcggcaagtgCGTCGAGGAGCAGATCTCGTCGTGGGAGAGGATCGCCGGGGACATCTACAAGATCCCCGGGATGGTGGAGCTGGACCTGTCAGAGTCCGGGCAGCAATGGAGGGGGCTCCTGCCGGAGGTCAGGGAGATCGGCGCCAGGATTGAGACCCTCATCTTCGAGGAGATCAGGAGGGAGACCGTCTGTGACATGCTCGCCTCACACTCTACATTTTCACCAACATCTCGTTGA